One window from the genome of Bacteroidales bacterium encodes:
- a CDS encoding Txe/YoeB family addiction module toxin: MKYPIDFTDQALKDISFFKKAGYTQLLSKAFEILQEIAEHPFSGSGKPEPLKHNLSGKWSRRINLEHRIIYELIDDTIVVYSLRGHY; this comes from the coding sequence ATGAAATATCCCATTGATTTCACCGATCAGGCATTAAAGGATATTTCCTTTTTCAAAAAAGCCGGCTATACCCAACTGCTAAGCAAAGCCTTTGAAATATTACAGGAGATTGCCGAACATCCCTTTTCCGGCAGTGGAAAGCCTGAACCTTTGAAGCACAATTTATCAGGTAAATGGAGCCGGCGCATTAACCTTGAACACCGGATTATTTATGAATTAATTGATGACACCATTGTTGTCTATTCCCTAAGAGGTCATTATTAA